One stretch of Eupeodes corollae chromosome 2, idEupCoro1.1, whole genome shotgun sequence DNA includes these proteins:
- the LOC129947234 gene encoding uncharacterized protein LOC129947234 has product MPEINIDSSNWSWSLSSMMDYFEYLEVAWAYFLIFWEYSHWIAYALAFITLVPKVWRRTVNGAETELRNVKFHRCYGAERCCHPLEADDSEIVRPRKKVLRRFPPKRDLSTEDKLESSHSQTSSASASQVAALLPTQPNHVNQIAKMFEGNARKVNRVTPIITNEQSSSGLHQQSPDEAVTKKKTVNDDLKYEKMTLRNLEERYFKPSPATAAATVVAVTTAAGLGKPENIPENDENSGDLLNRPLSSSSSSPSTANIVIQRRRYPSTSPSPPPPKQLSRPNSLKASIENIFALASKGGLSPNGGGPVTSIEEILSQRRLSRPLSAYSISDLLGDSLPDESYIESFFVNLNNH; this is encoded by the coding sequence atgcctGAAATCAATATTGACAGTTCGAATTGGAGTTGGAGTTTAAGTTCGATGATGGATTACTTTGAATACCTTGAAGTTGCCTGGGCctattttctaattttctgGGAGTATTCGCATTGGATTGCGTATGCCTTGGCCTTTATCACACTTGTCCCAAAGGTGTGGAGAAGAACTGTAAACGGTGCAGAAACGGAACTGCGAAATGTCAAATTTCACAGATGCTACGGAGCCGAACGGTGCTGTCATCCTCTAGAAGCCGACGACTCCGAAATAGTTCGACCTCGGAAAAAAGTTCTCCGTCGATTTCCACCCAAACGAGACTTGAGTACCGAAGATAAACTAGAGTCTTCACATTCACAAAcctcatcagcatcagcatcacaaGTAGCAGCTCTACTCCCCACGCAACCAAACCATGTCAATCAAATTGCAAAAATGTTCGAGGGCAATGCTCGCAAAGTCAACCGAGTGACGCCAATTATAACAAACGAACAGAGCTCCTCCGGTTTGCATCAACAATCACCAGACGAAGCCGtgacaaagaaaaaaaccgTAAACGACGACTTAAAGTACGAGAAAATGACATTGCGAAACTTGGAAGAACGTTACTTCAAACCCTCTCCAGCCACTGCCGCCGCCACCGTCGTCGCCGTCACCACTGCGGCGGGATTGGGAAAACCGGAAAATATCCCAGAAAACGATGAAAACTCTGGCGATTTGCTAAATCGTcctttgtcgtcgtcgtcttcgtcgccATCTACAGCGAATATTGTTATCCAGCGACGGCGTTACCCATCGACGTCGCCATCACCCCCGCCACCCAAACAACTATCCCGACCGAACTCACTTAAGGCCAGCATAGAGAATATATTCGCCTTGGCTAGCAAAGGTGGCTTAAGTCCCAATGGCGGCGGACCGGTTACATCGATCGAAGAAATCCTGTCGCAGCGCCGACTCTCCAGACCATTGTCGGCGTATTCGATAAGTGACCTCTTGGGTGACAGCTTACCAGATGAGAGTTACATTGAGAGCTTCTTTGTAAATCTAAACAATCATTAG